In Zingiber officinale cultivar Zhangliang chromosome 6A, Zo_v1.1, whole genome shotgun sequence, a single genomic region encodes these proteins:
- the LOC121995936 gene encoding probable ADP-ribosylation factor GTPase-activating protein AGD8, with protein MASDAFADRNAVFRKLKSKSENKICFDCNAKNPTWASVTFGIFLCLDCSAVHRSLGVHISFVRSTNLDSWTPDQLKMMVFGGNNRAQIFFKQHGWTDDGKIEAKYTSRAAELYRQLLSKEVAKSSAEDISLPSSPVAASQPPNALNELPELKLVDSQKEVTDETIEPEIPRSPKAPIRSSVIGSSKKPFGAKKTGSKTGGLGVRKLTTKPNEDLYDQKPEEPAPVSAPVSTNSRTTSGQPFPSRFEYIESTLSAESNTGGAQVLNHVAPPKSSSFFEDFGMDSGFQKKSSSSSKIQIEESDAARQKFSNAKSISSAQFFGDQNKANNEAQISLDKFSGSTSISSADLFGRGNDSTIDMTASDLINRISFQASQDITSIKSMAGETGRKLTSLASGLINDIQNRML; from the exons ATGGCTTCCGATGCATTCGCCGACAGGAACGCCGTGTTCAGGAAACTCAAATCGAAGTCCGAGAACAAG ATTTGCTTTGATTGCAATGCGAAGAACCCGACGTGGGCGTCGGTGACTTTCGGAATCTTTCTCTGCCTCGATTGCTCCGCCGTTCACCGCAGCCTCGGCGTGCACATCAGCTTCGTGAG ATCTACAAATTTGGACTCTTGGACTCCTGATCAACTAAAGATGATGGTTTTTGGAGGCAACAACCGTGCCCAAATTTTCTTTAAGCAGCATGGCTGGACAGATGATGGCAAGATTGAAGCCAAATATACATCAAGAGCAGCTGAATTGTACCGGCAATTGCTTTCCAAAGAGGTTGCGAAGAGCTCTGCAGAGGATATTTCTTTGCCATCTTCACCTGTTGCAGCATCTCAGCCACCCAATGCATTGAATGAACTCCCTGAACTCAAGCTTGTAGATTCACAGAAGGAGGTTACAGATGAGACAATTGAACCTGAAATTCCTCGTTCACCTAAAGCTCCGATCCGTTCTTCTGTTATCGGTTCTTCCAAGAAGCCCTTTGGTGCAAAGAAGACCGGAAGCAAGACTGGAGGTCTTGGTGTACGGAAGCTTACAACGAAG CCAAATGAAGACCTTTATGATCAAAAGCCTGAAGAACCTGCACCTGTTTCTGCACCAGTCTCTACTAATTCGAGGACAACGAGTGGTCAGCCATTTCCCTCTCGGTTCGAATATATTGAGAGCACACTTTCTGCTGAGAGCAATACTGGCGGTGCTCAAGTTCTCAATCATGTTGCTCCACCAAAATCTTCTAGTTTCTTTGAAGATTTTGGAATGGACAGTGGCTTTCAGAAGAAATCTTCCTCATCATCAAAAATACAG ATTGAAGAAAGTGATGCGGCAAGGCAGAAATTCTCAAATGCAAAATCAATATCATCAGCCCAATTCTTTGGTGATCAAAACAAAGCAAACAACGAGGCTCAAATATCCCTTGACAAATTCTCG GGGTCGACATCCATTTCTAGTGCTGATCTGTTTGGTCGTGGAAACGATTCTACAATTGACATGACTGCTTCTGATCTCATTAACAGAATCTCATTCCAG GCATCACAAGATATAACCTCGATCAAGAGCATGGCTGGTGAGACAGGAAGGAAGTTGACATCTCTAGCTTCGGGTCTCATCAATGACATACAGAACAGGATGCTTTGA
- the LOC121994645 gene encoding chloride channel protein CLC-f-like: MLSAPSALCSLLSVVLTLDALCSPLSLPIELPTANDSRRSLLVALPSHRTFGGQRLSTLSARRSPFPSNVRRPKTLPLALPCPKSALRNRWIPVYVKDKFWAGLHSVAFSRLVVWFTKYFEFIKDQFALPSVMLPALGGLGAGMIALKYPGILYWGFTNVEEILHTGKSASAPGIWLLTQLVCAKVVATAICKGSGLVGGLYAPSLMIGAALGAVFGGSAAELINSAIPGNGAVAQPQAYALVGMAATLASVCSVPLTSVLLLFELTKDYRILLPLMVTNGFVLTKILAMGY, translated from the exons ATGCTCTCTGCGCCCTCTGCTCTCTGCTCTCTGCTCTCTGTGGTCCTAACTCTCGACGCTCTCTGCTCGCCGCTCTCCCTTCCCATCGAACTTCCGACGGCCAATGACTCTCGACGCTCTCTGCTCGTCGCTCTCCCTTCCCATCGAACGTTCGGCGGCCAAAGACTCTCGACGCTCTCTGCTCGCCGCTCTCCCTTCCCATCGAACGTCCGGCGGCCAAAGACTCTTCCCCTAGCCCTCCCCTGCCCTAAATCTGCCCTG CGGAATAGATGGATACCTGTGTACGTCAAGGATAAGTTTTGGGCAG GTTTACATAGTGTGGCTTTCTCTCGCCTGGTAGTTTGGTTTACAAAGTATTTTGAGTTTATAAAGGACCAGTTTGCTCTTCCATCTGTTATGTTGCCTGCTTTAGGTGGTTTAGGAGCAGGCATGATAGCTCTCAAGTACCCTGGAATTCTATACTGGGGTTTCACAAATGTTGAAGAAATTTTACATACGGGAAAGAGTGCTTCAGCACCAGGAATATGGCTTTTAACTCAACTAGTTTGTGCAAAAGTAGTAGCTACTGCTATTTGCAAGGGTTCTGGACTTGTAGGTGGCCTTTATGCGCCAAGCTTGATGATAGGTGCTGCCCTTGGTGCAGTTTTTGGAGGCTCAGCTGCAGAACTTATAAATTCAGCAATTCCAGGAAATGGTGCTGTTGCTCAGCCCCAGGCTTATGCATTA GTTGGAATGGCTGCTACACTGGCTTCAGTTTGTTCGGTTCCACTAACCTCAGTACTGTTGCTCTTTGAGCTAACAAAGGACTACAGAATATTGCTTCCACTCATGGTAACTAATGGATTTGTTTTGACCAAGATACTAGCAATGGGATAC
- the LOC121995937 gene encoding GTP-binding protein YPTM2-like: protein MNPEYDYLFKLLLIGDSGVGKSCLLLRFADDSYLESYISTIGVDFKIRTVEQDGKTIKLQIWDTAGQERFRTITSSYYRGAHGIIVVYDVTDQESFNNVKTWLNEIDRYASDNVNKLLVGNKSDLTANKVVSYEIAKAFADEIGIPFVETSAKNATNVEQAFMAMTTAIKNRMASQPAGNNARPPTVQIRGQPVNQKSTCCSS, encoded by the exons ATGAATCCGGAGTA TGACTATCTATTCAAACTTTTGCTTATTGGAGACTCAGGCGTTGGAAAGTCATGTTTGCTCCTGAGATTTGCG GATGATTCCTACCTGGAAAGTTACATAAGTACTATCGGAGTTGATTTT AAAATACGCACAGTCGAGCAGGATGGGAAGACCATTAAGCTTCAAATT TGGGATACTGCTGGGCAAGAGCGTTTCAGAACAATTACAAGCAGCTATTACCGAGGTGCCCATGGCATCATT GTGGTGTATGATGTGACAGACCAGGAGAGCTTCAATAATGTGAAGACTTGGCTAAATGAGATCGACAGATATGCAAGTGATAATGTGAACAAGCTTCTGGTGGGCAACAAAAGCGATCTTACTGCAAATAAAGTTGTCTCTTACGAGATAGCCAAG GCGTTCGCAGATGAGATCGGCATCCCTTTCGTGGAGACTAGTGCGAAAAATGCTACCAATGTGGAGCAGGCCTTCATGGCCATGACTACTGCCATCAAGAACAG GATGGCTAGCCAACCAGCCGGAAACAATGCCAGGCCACCGACAGTACAAATCCGTGGACAACCGGTGAATCAGAAGAGCACCTGCTGCTCATCCTGA